In a genomic window of Erigeron canadensis isolate Cc75 chromosome 5, C_canadensis_v1, whole genome shotgun sequence:
- the LOC122599287 gene encoding protein N-lysine methyltransferase METTL21A, translated as MSGEEIDDEEEEEVMGGIGSYKGKVRMVKGDASDEMMLLWGLQQPTFSKPNAFVSQSSLILKLDACGRSLSISQSPSSLGVPGVTGSVMWDSGIVLGKFLENAVETGLLVLQGKKVVELGAGCGLVGCIAALLGSQVIITDMPDRLRLLRKNVEDNLYGGIRGSATVNELTWGDRPDPELVQPLPDLVIGSDVIYSEEAVTDLLDTLVELSGPKTTIILAGELRNDAILEYFLETAMEGFIIGRINQTGWHPEYRSPRVAMYVLVKKSIPQ; from the exons ATGTCCGGCGAAGAGatagatgatgaagaagaagaagaggtgaTGGGGGGAATAGGAAGTTACAAAGGGAAAGTAAGAATGGTGAAAGGAGATGCATCAGACGAGATGATGCTTCTTTGGGGACTCCAACAGCCCACTTTCTCCAAACCAAATGCTTTTGTTTCACAATCTTCACTCATCCTTAAGCTTGATGCTTGTGGCCGTTCTCTCTCCATTTCCCAGTCCCCTTCTTCCTTG GGCGTTCCTGGAGTAACAGGATCCGTCATGTGGGACAGCGGAATTGTATTGGGGAAGTTTTTGGAGAATGCTGTGGAAACaggactacttgttcttcaaggCAAGAAGGTTGTTGAATTAGGTGCAGGCTGTGGTTTGGTCGG TTGTATTGCAGCTCTTTTAGGTTCTCAAGTTATTATTACAGATATGCCAGATAGATTGAGGCTTCTAAGAAAGAACGTGGAAGATAATTTGTATGGTGGCATACGGGGTAGTGCAACGGTTAATGAGCTCACTTGGGGAGATCGTCCTGACCCAGAATTGGTCCAACCTTTACCTGATcttg tgattggatcagatgtaaTCTATAGCGAAGAAGCAGTGACAGATTTGCTAGACACTCTAGTAGAACTCAGTGGGCCCAAAACAACCATTATTCTAGCTGGAGAACTTCGAAACG ATGCCATTCTTGAATACTTCCTGGAAACAGCAATGGAGGGATTCATCATTGGTCGAATCAACCAAACAGGCTGGCATCCAGAATATCGTAGTCCACGTGTTGCTATGTATGTGCTGGTTAAAAAGTCAATACCACAGTGA